A portion of the Harpia harpyja isolate bHarHar1 chromosome 15, bHarHar1 primary haplotype, whole genome shotgun sequence genome contains these proteins:
- the LOC128152243 gene encoding uncharacterized protein LOC128152243 isoform X1, whose amino-acid sequence MRVRVRVRVRGPAPPRGAAGSAVAGRPRRRADTMVPGGPGWCLLVGLCALVPPAATQRGPEEDVTASVRTEELGYHLAQDGDPLRDPQRCGITFHAPSPCSPRGPPSSASREELDHLKNLLQDTKASLKDVEMAATLEDNQTRYQDIITEALPAIHGANLEFQESLDNVRRELEAHVAEADHPRTAEKKEKLRKGVRVVAHMLRLTGRLAQTLDATSRRLHAELSRRLQSSAAHAAHAAEP is encoded by the exons atgcgtgtgcgtgtgcgtgtgcgtgtgcgtgggCCGGCCCCGCCTCGGGGAGCCGCCGGCAGTGCCGTGGCGGGACGGCCGCGTCGCCGAGCG GACACCATGGTCCCGGGGGGCCCCGGCTGGTGCCTGCTGGTGGGGCTCTGCGCCCTtgtcccccccgccgccacccaGCGGGGACCAGAAGAGGACGTGACAGCCAGCGTCAGGACGGAGGAGTTGGGGTACCACCTCGCCCAGGATGGGGACCCCCTCCGGGACCCCCAGCGCTGCGGCATCACCTTCCACGCCCCCAGCCCTTGCAGCCCCCGTGGGCCGCCCTCCTCTGCTTCCCGCGAGGAGCTGGATCACCTCAAGAACCTCTTGCAGGACACCAAGGCCAGCCTGAAGGACGTGGAGATGGCGGCCACGCTGGAGGACAACCAGACCCGCTACCAGGACATCATCACCGAGGCGCTGCCCGCCATCCACGGGGCCAACCTGGAATTTCAGGAGAGCCTGGATAACGTCCGCAGGGAGCTGGAGGCTCACGTGGCCGAGGCCGATCACCCACGGACGGCCGAGAAGAAGGAGAA GCTACGGAAGGGCGTTCGCGTGGTGGCCCACATGCTACGGCTCACCGGCCGCCTGGCCCAGACCCTCGATGCCACCTCCCGCCGCCTCCACGCCGAGCTGAGCCGGCGCCTGCAGAGCTCGGCCGCCCACGCCGCCCACGCCGCCGAGCCCTAG
- the LOC128152243 gene encoding uncharacterized protein LOC128152243 isoform X2, translating to MVPGGPGWCLLVGLCALVPPAATQRGPEEDVTASVRTEELGYHLAQDGDPLRDPQRCGITFHAPSPCSPRGPPSSASREELDHLKNLLQDTKASLKDVEMAATLEDNQTRYQDIITEALPAIHGANLEFQESLDNVRRELEAHVAEADHPRTAEKKEKLRKGVRVVAHMLRLTGRLAQTLDATSRRLHAELSRRLQSSAAHAAHAAEP from the exons ATGGTCCCGGGGGGCCCCGGCTGGTGCCTGCTGGTGGGGCTCTGCGCCCTtgtcccccccgccgccacccaGCGGGGACCAGAAGAGGACGTGACAGCCAGCGTCAGGACGGAGGAGTTGGGGTACCACCTCGCCCAGGATGGGGACCCCCTCCGGGACCCCCAGCGCTGCGGCATCACCTTCCACGCCCCCAGCCCTTGCAGCCCCCGTGGGCCGCCCTCCTCTGCTTCCCGCGAGGAGCTGGATCACCTCAAGAACCTCTTGCAGGACACCAAGGCCAGCCTGAAGGACGTGGAGATGGCGGCCACGCTGGAGGACAACCAGACCCGCTACCAGGACATCATCACCGAGGCGCTGCCCGCCATCCACGGGGCCAACCTGGAATTTCAGGAGAGCCTGGATAACGTCCGCAGGGAGCTGGAGGCTCACGTGGCCGAGGCCGATCACCCACGGACGGCCGAGAAGAAGGAGAA GCTACGGAAGGGCGTTCGCGTGGTGGCCCACATGCTACGGCTCACCGGCCGCCTGGCCCAGACCCTCGATGCCACCTCCCGCCGCCTCCACGCCGAGCTGAGCCGGCGCCTGCAGAGCTCGGCCGCCCACGCCGCCCACGCCGCCGAGCCCTAG